One genomic region from Streptomyces sp. NBC_01431 encodes:
- a CDS encoding SDR family NAD(P)-dependent oxidoreductase — protein MSSAQLSPPWNVHRLPSAKGRSFLVTGGNAGIGYFVAEQLAATGALVVLGSRDAAKADAAMASIRSFVPGAHVRHLPLDLADLSSLKAAVDRLDLDHLDGVVHNAGVALDAPPRRETKDGHELMFATNHLGHFALTQWLAPLLRAAPAARVVTVGSFAARTERLDLGDPQSLRDYRPKRTYGRSKLAQMSFGFELDRRLRAMDSTVLSVVAHPGGALDSLTPSRPSLPATTPGERLRALPAGLVVQGKDAGAWPIVRALLDSEVRGGQLWGPRVFGLRGTPRREPARSHMTDPAVAARLWTLSGELTGTDPHLGFR, from the coding sequence GTGTCTTCCGCACAACTGAGCCCACCCTGGAACGTTCACCGGCTGCCGTCGGCCAAGGGCAGGAGCTTCCTGGTCACCGGCGGCAACGCCGGGATCGGCTACTTCGTCGCGGAGCAGCTCGCCGCCACCGGCGCCCTGGTCGTACTCGGCAGCCGGGACGCGGCGAAGGCCGACGCGGCCATGGCCTCGATCCGTTCGTTCGTCCCCGGGGCGCACGTGCGGCACCTCCCGTTGGACCTCGCCGACCTGTCGTCCCTGAAGGCCGCCGTGGACAGGTTGGACCTCGATCATCTCGACGGAGTGGTCCACAACGCGGGGGTCGCGCTCGACGCTCCACCGCGTCGGGAGACCAAGGACGGCCACGAGCTGATGTTCGCCACCAACCACCTCGGCCACTTCGCGCTCACTCAGTGGCTGGCGCCTCTGCTCCGCGCGGCACCCGCGGCCCGCGTCGTGACGGTGGGAAGCTTCGCCGCACGGACCGAGCGACTGGACCTGGGCGATCCACAGTCGCTCCGGGACTACCGGCCCAAACGCACCTACGGCCGATCGAAGCTGGCGCAGATGTCCTTCGGCTTCGAGCTCGATCGCCGCCTGCGGGCCATGGACAGCACAGTGCTCAGTGTGGTGGCCCACCCCGGTGGCGCGCTGGACTCCCTCACCCCGTCCCGCCCGTCACTACCCGCGACGACTCCGGGCGAGCGGTTGCGCGCCCTGCCCGCCGGGCTCGTGGTGCAGGGCAAGGACGCCGGAGCATGGCCCATCGTCCGCGCCCTCCTCGACTCGGAGGTGCGGGGAGGGCAGCTGTGGGGACCGAGGGTCTTCGGGCTGCGGGGCACACCACGGCGTGAACCCGCCCGCTCTCATATGACCGACCCGGCCGTGGCCGCACGCCTATGGACCCTCAGCGGTGAGCTGACCGGCACCGATCCGCACCTCGGATTCCGGTAG
- a CDS encoding dihydrofolate reductase family protein, translated as MSVIVIEFTTLDGIVSDPDGSDGTPLGGWAFRHGPQTVAGDKFRLGRTLDDGVLLLGRATWQLFSRLWPGRDDPFAARMNAVPKLVASRTLSHADMSVWANSQLIEGELVDAVERERRDVVVSGSLSVVHRLMAADLVDEYRLLTFPTVVGTGGRLFPADGPHTDLECLAAERVGAAVLTHYRRASR; from the coding sequence ATGAGCGTCATCGTTATCGAGTTCACGACCCTGGACGGGATCGTCTCCGATCCGGACGGGTCGGATGGCACGCCGCTGGGTGGCTGGGCGTTCCGGCACGGCCCCCAGACGGTCGCCGGGGACAAGTTCCGGCTCGGCCGCACACTGGACGACGGGGTACTGCTCCTGGGGCGTGCCACCTGGCAGCTGTTCTCGCGACTCTGGCCGGGCCGCGACGATCCGTTCGCCGCGCGGATGAACGCCGTGCCGAAGCTGGTCGCCTCCCGCACCCTGAGCCACGCCGACATGTCAGTGTGGGCGAACTCCCAGCTCATTGAAGGCGAATTGGTCGACGCCGTCGAACGCGAGCGACGGGACGTGGTCGTCTCCGGGAGCCTGAGTGTCGTGCACCGCCTGATGGCCGCGGACCTGGTCGACGAGTACCGGCTGCTGACCTTCCCGACCGTCGTCGGTACCGGGGGGCGGCTCTTCCCGGCCGACGGCCCGCACACCGACCTGGAGTGCCTGGCTGCCGAGCGGGTCGGCGCCGCCGTACTCACCCACTACCGGAGGGCAAGCCGATGA
- a CDS encoding sigma-70 family RNA polymerase sigma factor: protein MRRPGPLRTPGHTRHEQQRAGSGVRHDGPVDFEPYRGELLAFCYRMLGSFHEAEDLVQETLLRAWKARGRYDPARASVRTWLYRIAANACLTALEGRGRRPLPSGLGLPSDDPRAPLVPADVPWLEPFADARLDVEVRADLRLAWVAAVQILPARQRAVLVLREVLGFTAAEVAGQLGTTVAAVNSALQRARAALAAVGDAGAVTEPDDPEVRAVVQRYMRAFEAADVPALVRLLADSAVLEMPPVPLWYRGSRDYGRFLERVFETRGTGWSMRELTANGQPALAAYAPRPDGGHQPHSVQVLTITGGQIGHNVVFADPDLFEAFGLPRETSAKDLRDER from the coding sequence GACTTCGAACCGTACCGGGGTGAGTTGTTGGCGTTCTGCTACCGGATGCTCGGTTCGTTTCACGAGGCCGAGGACTTGGTGCAGGAGACGCTACTGCGGGCTTGGAAGGCCCGGGGCCGGTACGACCCCGCGCGCGCGTCGGTGCGGACCTGGCTCTACCGGATCGCGGCCAACGCATGCCTCACCGCGCTGGAGGGGCGCGGCCGGCGTCCGCTGCCTTCCGGCCTTGGGCTGCCGAGCGACGATCCTCGGGCCCCGCTGGTACCGGCCGATGTCCCCTGGCTGGAGCCGTTCGCCGACGCTCGGCTCGACGTGGAGGTGCGGGCCGATCTGCGGCTCGCGTGGGTGGCGGCGGTTCAGATCCTGCCGGCGCGGCAGCGGGCGGTGCTGGTGCTGCGTGAGGTGCTGGGGTTCACGGCCGCGGAGGTCGCCGGGCAGTTGGGGACCACCGTCGCGGCGGTCAACAGCGCGTTGCAGCGCGCTCGTGCCGCCCTCGCGGCTGTGGGCGATGCCGGTGCGGTCACCGAGCCCGACGATCCCGAGGTGCGGGCCGTGGTCCAGCGGTACATGCGGGCGTTCGAGGCGGCGGATGTCCCCGCGCTGGTGCGACTGCTGGCCGACTCCGCGGTGCTGGAGATGCCGCCGGTGCCGCTGTGGTACCGGGGCAGCCGGGACTACGGCCGATTCCTGGAGAGGGTGTTCGAGACGCGTGGCACGGGCTGGAGCATGCGAGAGCTCACCGCCAACGGGCAGCCCGCGCTCGCCGCGTACGCACCGCGGCCTGATGGCGGGCACCAGCCGCACAGCGTGCAGGTCCTCACCATCACCGGCGGCCAGATCGGGCACAACGTCGTGTTCGCCGATCCGGATCTCTTCGAGGCCTTCGGGCTGCCGCGCGAAACTTCCGCCAAAGATCTGCGCGACGAGCGATGA
- a CDS encoding serine hydrolase domain-containing protein: protein MPLSRSRLLLAVLITASAAGLAPAPASASRVPADRPYGNSRLQRRLEELVHAPGGPPGAVAVLRRGERTEVVRAGVSEVGTGRRPQATDHMRIASVAKAFSGAVALGLVDQGVLGLDDTIGDRLPALPAAWGAVTLRQLLNHTSGLPDFSAAPAFRETLLADPHHRFDSRHLLDFVADQPLNFPPGTAYQYSNSDNIAVALMAEAASGHRYEELLHTLVDQPLGLRETTLPQGFELPEPYLHGYAVQPPAPPEDVSTLIGASGVWASGGIVSTPDDLGTFMGAYAGGRLIAPAVHAQQLTFVDGASEPAGPGRNEAGLAIFRYTTRCGTVYGHTGNTPGYTQLAVGTPDGSRSLTFSITTQVNQSGNPQLLGQLRDVQEDFVCSLLQD, encoded by the coding sequence ATGCCGCTGTCCCGCTCCCGCCTGCTGCTCGCCGTGCTGATCACTGCGTCGGCGGCAGGTCTGGCGCCCGCGCCGGCGTCGGCCTCCCGAGTCCCGGCCGATCGGCCCTACGGCAACAGCCGGTTGCAGCGGCGCCTGGAGGAACTCGTCCACGCTCCGGGCGGCCCGCCCGGGGCCGTCGCCGTGCTGCGGCGCGGTGAGCGTACCGAGGTGGTGCGTGCGGGAGTCTCCGAGGTGGGCACCGGCCGACGACCGCAGGCCACCGACCACATGCGGATCGCCAGTGTCGCCAAAGCGTTCAGCGGAGCGGTCGCGCTCGGCCTGGTCGATCAGGGAGTGCTCGGGCTGGACGACACCATCGGCGACCGCCTCCCCGCGCTGCCCGCGGCCTGGGGCGCCGTCACCCTGCGCCAACTGCTCAATCACACCAGTGGCCTGCCCGACTTCAGCGCGGCCCCGGCCTTCCGCGAGACCCTCCTCGCCGACCCGCACCACCGGTTCGATTCCCGCCACCTGCTCGACTTTGTCGCGGACCAACCGCTGAACTTCCCACCGGGTACGGCGTACCAGTACTCCAACTCCGACAACATCGCCGTCGCGCTGATGGCCGAGGCAGCCTCGGGCCACCGGTACGAGGAACTGCTCCACACCCTCGTTGACCAGCCGCTCGGCCTGCGCGAGACCACCCTTCCGCAGGGCTTCGAACTCCCCGAGCCCTATCTGCACGGGTACGCCGTCCAGCCGCCCGCCCCACCCGAGGACGTCAGCACACTGATCGGCGCCTCGGGCGTATGGGCCTCCGGCGGCATCGTGTCCACCCCGGACGACCTGGGCACCTTCATGGGTGCCTATGCGGGCGGCCGACTCATCGCACCGGCCGTCCACGCACAGCAGCTCACCTTCGTCGACGGTGCCTCCGAGCCCGCTGGGCCCGGCCGCAACGAGGCCGGTCTGGCGATCTTCCGTTACACCACCCGCTGCGGCACGGTGTACGGCCACACCGGCAACACCCCCGGCTACACCCAGCTCGCGGTCGGCACCCCGGACGGCAGCCGCTCCCTGACCTTCTCCATCACCACCCAGGTCAACCAATCCGGCAACCCACAGTTGCTCGGTCAACTCCGCGACGTCCAGGAGGACTTCGTCTGCTCGCTGCTACAAGACTGA